A region of the Oscillospiraceae bacterium genome:
TCTTCTTCCTCCGCCCATTCCTCTACCTTGCATTTAAGCTTCCTCCTTTCAACTGTGAATTGTATACCTCTTTGTATATTTCATTTGCCTCTAAAAGCTGTTGATGTGTTCCTACAGCATCTATTTTTCCGTTTTCTATTACTATTATTTTATCAGCCTTTTCCACTGAGGAAATTCTCTGAGCTATAATAATTTTTGTAGTGTCGGGTATCTCCTGCTCAAAGGCTTTTTGAATAAGCGCATCTGTTTTGGTGTCGACAGCACTTGTAGAGTCGTCCAGAATAAGAATTTTAGGCTTTTTCAAAAGAGCTCTGGCTATACAAAGACGCTGTTTTTGTCCACCCGAAACGTTTGTACCGCCCTGTTCTATATACGTGTCATATTTGTCGGGGAAGCTTTCTATAAATTCGTCTGCCTGAGCAAGCTGACACGCCTTTTTGATTTGCTCGTCTGTGGCGTTTTCATTTCCCCAGCGCAAATTTTCTTTTATGGTGCCTGAGAAAAGCACGTTTTTCTGAAGTACCATAGCAACTTCGTTTCTGAGAGCTTCAATGTCATATTTTCTGACATCTGTTCCGCCTACCAAAACCTCGCCCTCAAAAACATCGTAAAGTCTTGGAATAAGCTGAACAAGGCTTGTTTTAGAGCTTCCGGTACCACCTATAATTCCTACGGTTTCTCCCGACTTTATTTCAAGATTTATGTTTTTAAGGCAAAGCTTTTCTTTGCTTTTTGAATAGCTGAAGCTTACATTTTTGAAGCAGATATCTCCGTTTTCGACTTTTTCAACAGGATTTTCGGGATTTGTAATATCGCTTTTTTCATCGAGAATTTCCACAATTCTCTCTGCCGAAGCCTTTGAAATAATAATCATTACAAAGAACATCGAAAACATCATAAGACTCATAAGAATTTGCATTGTATAGGTTATAAGACTCATAAGCTGTCCCGTTGTCATTTGAGAATTTACAATCATTTTTGCGCCGAGCCAGCATATTAAAAGCATACAGGAATATACGCAAATCTGCATAAGCGGAGAGTTATAGGCAATAAGCTTTTCAGCCTTTGAAAAAAGCTTATATATTTCCTCTGAAACGTTTTTGAATTTCTTTTCCTCATAGTCCTCTCGCACAAAGGATTTTACTACTCTTATGCCTCTTAAATTTTCCTGAACTACTACATTTAATTTATCGTAAGTCTTAAACACCTTTTCAAAAATCGGGTGCGCATTTTTAATAATAAGATAAAGGCCTACCGCAAGAAAAGGAGTTACTCCTAAAAACACAAGGGAAAGCTTAGAGCTTATTCTGAATGCCATTATCATAGAAAATATAAACATAACAGGCGACCTTACAGCAACCCTTATAATCATCTGATATGCATTCTGAACATTTGTAACGTCGGTAGTAAGTCTTGTTATAATACTTGCTGTGGAGTATTTATCAATACTTGAAAAAGAAAAATTTTGCACGTTATAGTACATATCTTTTCTCAGATTTTTGGCAAAGCCTGCGCTTGCATAAGCGGCATATTTTCCAGACAATGCGCCGAACGCCAGCGAAATAATACACATAACTGCAAGAATACCGCCTATTTTCAATATATAATTGAAATCTCCTTTTTCTATACCGGAGTCAATAAGACTTGCCATTAAAAACGGAATAATTACCTC
Encoded here:
- a CDS encoding ABC transporter ATP-binding protein, translating into MIKRLIKSIREYKTASILSPIFVSLEVLMEVIIPFLMASLIDSGIEKGDFNYILKIGGILAVMCIISLAFGALSGKYAAYASAGFAKNLRKDMYYNVQNFSFSSIDKYSTASIITRLTTDVTNVQNAYQMIIRVAVRSPVMFIFSMIMAFRISSKLSLVFLGVTPFLAVGLYLIIKNAHPIFEKVFKTYDKLNVVVQENLRGIRVVKSFVREDYEEKKFKNVSEEIYKLFSKAEKLIAYNSPLMQICVYSCMLLICWLGAKMIVNSQMTTGQLMSLITYTMQILMSLMMFSMFFVMIIISKASAERIVEILDEKSDITNPENPVEKVENGDICFKNVSFSYSKSKEKLCLKNINLEIKSGETVGIIGGTGSSKTSLVQLIPRLYDVFEGEVLVGGTDVRKYDIEALRNEVAMVLQKNVLFSGTIKENLRWGNENATDEQIKKACQLAQADEFIESFPDKYDTYIEQGGTNVSGGQKQRLCIARALLKKPKILILDDSTSAVDTKTDALIQKAFEQEIPDTTKIIIAQRISSVEKADKIIVIENGKIDAVGTHQQLLEANEIYKEVYNSQLKGGSLNAR